The DNA segment tttcaagaatgataataataagaaatgtttcttgctgTAACAGTTCAGTCTAAGAAGACTAAACAAAATCTAAATCAGAGTTGAATCGTCAGACAGAGTCAACAATATGAAAAGAAACAGAGCTAGCCCTTTAGTCAAGCCAGCAACAATCTCTTGGGCTTGCCATATATGTCCACAAGGTAAACCAAACTATTCCCAAAATTACTGGACTGATTTCAACTCATTCCAAGGCGTGCAAATCCTATTTTGGATCAAGAATGAAAAGTGACACCAAAGCACTCCATATACCTCCTGTCTTGTTCTTTCACCAGCTCTCACTTGCCTAAACCTGAGGTTCAGGCTAAAGTTAGCAGACCCAGGCCGGTATATAAGACCCCAGATGAGGACTACGAAGATGTCAGTCATATCAGCGTGGTGTACACTTCCCCTCTTTTGACCAACTGCAAAAACTTTGAGAGATGgtgagtgttttttgtttgttttttttttacttttttttattacacaaaaATAGTGTATAAACTTAGTTATTCAtaatgagatagatagatagatagatagatagatagatagatagatagatagatagatagatagatagatagatagatagatagatagatagatagatagatagatagatagatagatagatagatagatagattctaaCTTTTTTCACTCTGTGTATGTTTTTTCCTCTAGGCACCCAAGAAGGCCAAGAGGAGGCAGCAGGCAGAGGGCGGCAGCTCTAATGTCTTTTCCATGTTTGAGCAGAGCCAGATTCAGGAATACAAGGAGGTACATTTCTGCTAAACCTAATATAAGTCcaatacattaacatttattttgcataaacTGTTATCCAAAGCTACGTTTATAAGAAAAAACTAAGAGGATAATTTTAACAGTCAAATCAATATTCATTAATGACACTCTCCAATGCTCATGTGTTTAAAAACCTTGAACATTAGTTATTCAGAAAGAGTTCAATTTTAGAACTATTCAACCACTGTAAGAAAGTACTCATTAAGTGTAGTATTGGTTTAATTTCCAGTAACCACTGGCATGAAAGTTAACAATACAACTTACAGTTCTATAACTATTGTAAGTAATAAGGAGGGATGGTAAACGATTAGTTGGGTCTGGCAACTGTAACCAATCCCCCCTCTTTAAATATCCCCAAAGTTTTGTTGTACATTCTGTGACCTTTTAAAATCTTAGAAAGACAAGTGGGCAGCAGCTGCCAAGATAGTTCAGGGTCTCAGATGTCATCTCAAGTTTCAGAGATGTTCTGCAGAAAAACATCATGACCTAATTGCCAGAAGGGAAACATTTCATaactacaaaaatgtattttcttttgggACCTATGAAGCAATTAGTAGTTAATTAACTGTCTTACCCTCTCTAAAACTAACAGGCTTTCACAATCATCGACCAGAACAGGGATGGTATTATCAGCAAGGATGATCTGAGAGATGTGCTGGCCTCTATGGGCCAGCTAAATGTGAAAAATGAGGAGCTGGAAGCCATGGTCAAAGAGGCTAGTGGCCCCATCAACTTCACTGTCTTCCTTACCATGTTTGGTGAGAAACTGAAGGGTGAGTCAAAATCTTTTCAGACTTTGTTTATCCTTGTAATCACACAATTTCTGTTGCTAATACTTTTGGTAACAAGAGGTTATAAAAATATGTAGATTCAAGTAGTACTGTATTAGAAAACACTGCCAACAGTAATAGAGTATCTAGTTATGCAAAATAATCAACTTTTTATGAAATTTCGccattttcttacacaaacatcgtttacattttcttcagaaaattttgaaatatagttgtatatttattttgtagtgtAATTGTAGTATTGACATCTCAAATCAATCATTCACATCAAGTAGTCACAACATTTATTCATCCAACATTTCATTTAGGTGCCGATCCTGAGGATGTTATCGTGAGTGCTTTCAAAGTCCTGGACCCTGAGGCTACAGGCACTATCAAGAAGGAATTGTAAGTATCCTGACCTATTGTTGTTCACACTATAGAATGAATAAACAACTATGGTGAAAGCCCATACATTTTCAagaatgtaacattttattttatttttttagccttGAGGAACTCCTGACCACCCAGTGTGACAGGTTTACTGCTGAGGAGGTTAGTTGTAGTTGGATTATATtaattagtggtgtttgctaattcaggaattacaattacaatttctcATACTGTAAGCTTCATATGTAAGTATCCCAGACTATAAGTGATATGGCCATGAATCAAAATCAAATTCTAAATCTGTAGCTTTTTGAGAAGTAATTACTTTTTGCCTGGCAAGtgataaacatgaaaaaatatccCTTAGACATACATTTACACTACTGCCCTTGAGATATCAGTTTCTAAATCATTTTTATGCTACACTGATTTCTAATAAGGCAAATATCTTCTGTTTCATTCCTGCATTCTCCCAAATGCCTGTTCTGGGAGTATATTTGGTGAGCAGGTATGAAATTCCACAAAAAGGACATTGTTTTCTTGATTGATTGTTTTCTTCTAGATGAAAAATCTTTGGGCTGCCTTTCCTCCAGATGTGGCTGGCAACGTAGACTACAAAAACATCTGCTACGTCATCACACACGGagaggagaaagaggaagaatAATCTCAGTCCATCAACCATCTCTCTAACTCCTCTCATTATCACAACATCTTGTTACATTATCAGTCTCCCCATGGTCTATCTGTCCTCTCAGAGAAAGACATGTCTAAACTGGTGGTCTGTTAGAATTTGGGCTGTCTGAACATGAGTCATATGGAGATAATGtgattatgaaataatataaataaataaaataaataatctaaaatCATGAAATCACACCCTCTCCATTCTGTCTGCCAGTATTTCCCTTTATAAATGTATAAGCAGAGGAGATATTTAAAGAGATGGTGCATCTCTGTAACAGAGTGCCACCCTCTCTCTCAGTGTCTCCCGTTTCTTTTCatggagagacagaaatattaagAAGGAAAGACATTGAGCACTAAGAAAAGATGCAGAGGAAGACAAAGtgaggatgagtttgtttttacttttactcaCTTGTTTACTCCTCCATTCCAAAGTCATCTTTTCTTGCATTTCCTTTCCTTTCTCTTTATTCAACTCGTTGTCGTCAAAACCACCTGTAACTCCAAgataacacaaataaaagcacCTAAATCTTTCATACTCCTTTTGTCAATTCTTGTCGAGTTCCTGCCTCTGCAGCTGAACCAATAATAAATCTGTTGAAATTTATGAAATTCATCTTTACAATAAAGAGGTcataaactgcattttattttat comes from the Carassius carassius chromosome 39, fCarCar2.1, whole genome shotgun sequence genome and includes:
- the mylpfb gene encoding myosin regulatory light chain 2, skeletal muscle; the protein is MAPKKAKRRQQAEGGSSNVFSMFEQSQIQEYKEAFTIIDQNRDGIISKDDLRDVLASMGQLNVKNEELEAMVKEASGPINFTVFLTMFGEKLKGADPEDVIVSAFKVLDPEATGTIKKEFLEELLTTQCDRFTAEEMKNLWAAFPPDVAGNVDYKNICYVITHGEEKEEE